One Vibrio campbellii CAIM 519 = NBRC 15631 = ATCC 25920 genomic window carries:
- the gspJ gene encoding type II secretion system minor pseudopilin GspJ, which yields MKSNRGFTLIEVLVSIAIFASMSVAAYQVVSQVQRSNVLSQERTQRLNELQRAMVMMDSDFRQMAMRHVRTNGEEPSKQLLFWSEYLLDSDAKGVLFARLGWHNPQQQFPRGEVTKVGYRIKDEVLQRVWWRYPDTPTGQEGIVTPLLTNVEEFDMRFFDGKSWKKTWENGSELPKAVSVILKLKDYGEISRTYLTPNGKLVSSSQDNSGGGNSSGDSNSSGGSNG from the coding sequence ATGAAATCAAATCGAGGTTTTACCTTGATTGAGGTACTGGTTTCGATTGCGATTTTTGCCAGCATGAGCGTGGCCGCTTACCAAGTCGTATCGCAAGTGCAGCGCAGTAATGTTCTGTCGCAAGAACGCACCCAACGCTTGAATGAACTGCAGCGTGCGATGGTGATGATGGATAGTGACTTCCGTCAAATGGCTATGCGCCATGTGCGCACCAATGGTGAAGAGCCATCAAAGCAGTTGCTGTTTTGGTCCGAATACCTGCTGGATTCGGATGCGAAAGGTGTGCTGTTTGCGCGTTTGGGGTGGCACAACCCACAACAGCAATTTCCACGTGGTGAAGTCACGAAAGTGGGCTATCGCATTAAAGATGAAGTGCTGCAACGTGTGTGGTGGCGCTACCCAGATACGCCAACAGGGCAAGAAGGCATTGTGACGCCATTGCTTACCAATGTCGAAGAATTCGATATGCGCTTCTTTGATGGAAAATCATGGAAGAAAACGTGGGAAAACGGCAGTGAGTTACCCAAAGCTGTGTCTGTGATATTGAAGCTGAAAGACTACGGAGAGATCTCTCGTACTTACCTGACACCAAATGGAAAACTAGTATCAAGTAGTCAAGATAACTCTGGTGGTGGTAATTCATCTGGAGACAGCAACTCATCTGGAGGCAGTAATGGCTAG
- the gspC gene encoding type II secretion system protein GspC, with the protein MKRLELSAGLASSPLLAQIKSNNHTIQAKLSLFLTCLFIAMTGWILGKVVWLAMPQTSDVTQWKPSAGAVASTNKKDAIDFNALQNANLFGKYTEQKPVVVEQPVVQDAPKTRLNLTLVGAVASSNAKTSLAVIANRGKQATYGIGEEIDGTRAELKAVLVDRVIIDNQGRDETLMLEGIEYSKLSETRPATRPQAAKADKSSAVSEKVDQIRAEISKDPQSVFKYINISPVKKDGGIVGYRVSPGRDAALFNDVGLKPGDIAVQLNGIDLSDPSSSVELMQVMNDPQELNLTVERDGQQYDIYIQL; encoded by the coding sequence GTGAAGCGTTTAGAGCTAAGTGCAGGATTAGCAAGCAGCCCGCTACTGGCTCAGATTAAGTCCAACAATCACACCATACAAGCGAAACTCAGTTTGTTCTTAACTTGTCTATTCATAGCAATGACAGGTTGGATATTGGGTAAAGTGGTGTGGCTAGCAATGCCTCAAACTTCTGATGTGACTCAATGGAAGCCATCAGCAGGTGCTGTTGCGTCTACGAATAAAAAGGACGCGATTGATTTCAATGCCCTTCAAAATGCGAACTTGTTCGGAAAGTACACCGAGCAAAAGCCGGTCGTAGTAGAGCAGCCTGTCGTGCAAGATGCGCCTAAAACTCGCTTAAACCTAACACTTGTTGGTGCAGTTGCGAGCAGCAACGCAAAAACGAGCCTAGCGGTGATCGCCAATCGAGGTAAGCAAGCCACTTATGGTATCGGCGAAGAAATTGACGGCACACGTGCAGAATTAAAAGCGGTATTGGTTGATCGTGTGATCATCGACAACCAAGGTCGTGATGAAACCCTAATGCTCGAAGGTATCGAGTACAGCAAACTGTCTGAAACACGTCCAGCAACCCGCCCGCAAGCGGCGAAAGCGGATAAATCATCAGCGGTGAGCGAGAAGGTCGACCAAATTCGTGCGGAGATTTCCAAAGATCCGCAAAGCGTATTCAAGTACATCAACATTTCTCCAGTCAAAAAGGATGGAGGAATCGTCGGTTATCGCGTCTCACCAGGTCGTGATGCGGCGTTGTTTAATGATGTCGGTCTAAAACCTGGTGATATTGCGGTGCAATTAAATGGGATCGATTTAAGTGATCCTTCATCTTCAGTAGAACTGATGCAAGTGATGAACGATCCGCAAGAACTGAATTTGACTGTTGAGCGCGATGGCCAACAGTACGACATCTATATCCAATTGTAA
- the gspF gene encoding type II secretion system inner membrane protein GspF yields the protein MAAFEYKALDAKGKQKKGTIEGDNARQVRQRLKEQGMIPVEVMEAKAKAAKSSGASVGFKRGIKTAELALITRQLSTLVQSGMPLEECLKAVSEQAEKPRIRSMIAAVRSKVTEGYPLADSLGDYPHVFDELFRSMVAAGEKSGHLDAVLERLADYVENRQKMRSKLLQAMIYPVVLVVFAVGIVSLLLSSVVPKIIEPIIQMGQELPQSTQMLLSASEFVQEWGLIIFVVFVVFFYGLKLALQKPNFRLAWDQKILSLPLIGKISRGLNTSRFARTLSICTSSAIPILEGMRVAVDVMSNRYVKQQVLVAADNVREGASLRKALDQTRLFPPMMLHMISSGEQSGELESMLTRAADNQDQNFESTVNIALGIFTPVLIALMAGLVLFIVMATLMPMLEMNNLMSG from the coding sequence ATGGCAGCATTTGAATACAAAGCGCTAGACGCGAAAGGCAAACAAAAGAAAGGCACCATTGAAGGAGATAATGCTCGTCAGGTGCGCCAACGCCTAAAAGAACAGGGCATGATCCCTGTAGAGGTGATGGAAGCCAAAGCCAAAGCTGCGAAGTCTTCAGGTGCATCAGTTGGATTCAAACGTGGTATCAAAACCGCAGAGCTCGCCCTAATTACGCGTCAGTTATCAACGCTTGTGCAATCTGGCATGCCATTGGAAGAGTGTTTGAAAGCCGTTTCAGAGCAGGCTGAAAAGCCACGTATTCGCTCAATGATTGCGGCCGTGCGCTCGAAAGTCACTGAGGGTTATCCGCTTGCAGACAGTTTGGGTGATTACCCACATGTGTTTGACGAGCTATTTCGATCTATGGTGGCGGCTGGTGAAAAGTCCGGTCATTTAGATGCGGTATTAGAGCGTTTGGCGGATTATGTAGAAAACCGTCAGAAGATGCGCTCTAAACTGCTTCAAGCCATGATTTACCCAGTTGTGCTGGTGGTGTTTGCGGTGGGCATTGTGTCGTTGCTGCTTTCTTCAGTGGTGCCGAAAATCATTGAGCCAATCATTCAAATGGGGCAAGAACTACCACAGTCGACGCAAATGCTATTGTCTGCGAGTGAGTTTGTCCAAGAATGGGGCTTAATCATTTTTGTTGTCTTTGTGGTGTTCTTTTACGGTTTAAAACTGGCACTACAGAAACCAAATTTTCGTTTGGCTTGGGACCAAAAAATTCTTAGCTTACCACTAATTGGCAAGATTTCTCGCGGTCTGAATACCTCACGATTTGCTCGCACCTTATCGATTTGTACTTCAAGTGCGATTCCTATTCTTGAAGGCATGCGTGTGGCAGTTGACGTTATGTCGAACCGTTATGTGAAACAACAAGTGTTAGTGGCGGCAGACAACGTACGTGAAGGGGCAAGTCTGCGTAAAGCGCTCGACCAAACTCGCTTATTCCCACCAATGATGCTGCATATGATTTCCAGTGGTGAGCAGAGTGGTGAGCTTGAAAGCATGTTGACACGAGCGGCGGACAACCAAGACCAAAACTTTGAATCTACAGTGAATATCGCTTTAGGGATCTTCACTCCAGTGCTGATAGCATTGATGGCTGGTCTCGTTCTTTTCATCGTAATGGCGACATTGATGCCAATGTTGGAAATGAATAACTTGATGAGTGGATAA
- the gspL gene encoding type II secretion system protein GspL, giving the protein MSEFLTVRLSSEQQSTIPWLVWSTQQQEVIASGELAGWEHLDELIAYADQRQIVALLASNDVVLTKVDIPPGAARQFDSMLPYLVEDEVAQDVDNLHFTVLDKQAEAAQVCAVERAWIQTILQRFSSQGLVIKRMLPDVLAMPVDEESSSAVQLGEQWLIRHSQTQGAVVDASWLDLYLSSYLQSHEGWKLDCYSSVPESAVSDIWVAKPEEMAMALLAKGTTESKVNLLTGSFKPKSSWGKYVKVWQKAAIAAGVLLVVLVGQQLLMVHKYEAQAQAYREESERIFRQVFPNKKRIPTVSYLKRQMTDEERRLSGGSSDVAMLSWIAALPSTLGQVNDLQITSFKYDGQRGEVRIQASSSDFQPFEQARVKLAEKFNVEQGQLNRNGNVVMGSFVLKRQ; this is encoded by the coding sequence GTGAGCGAGTTTCTGACCGTTCGGCTGAGTAGCGAACAACAAAGTACCATTCCATGGTTGGTATGGTCGACACAACAGCAAGAAGTGATTGCTAGTGGTGAGCTTGCCGGATGGGAACATCTGGACGAACTGATTGCTTACGCCGATCAGCGACAAATTGTGGCGCTACTGGCGAGTAATGATGTTGTGTTAACAAAAGTGGATATTCCGCCAGGTGCTGCGCGTCAGTTTGACAGCATGCTGCCTTATTTGGTGGAAGATGAAGTCGCGCAAGACGTGGACAACCTGCATTTCACAGTATTAGACAAGCAAGCGGAAGCAGCACAAGTGTGTGCTGTCGAGCGTGCTTGGATTCAAACCATTTTGCAGCGTTTCTCCAGCCAAGGCCTTGTTATCAAGCGTATGCTGCCTGATGTTCTGGCGATGCCTGTTGATGAAGAAAGCAGTTCTGCGGTCCAATTGGGTGAGCAATGGCTGATTCGTCATTCTCAAACTCAAGGTGCGGTTGTCGATGCGTCTTGGCTTGACCTGTACTTATCCTCTTACTTACAAAGTCATGAAGGCTGGAAGCTCGATTGCTACAGTTCTGTGCCTGAGTCTGCAGTGTCAGATATCTGGGTCGCCAAGCCAGAAGAAATGGCGATGGCTCTTCTGGCGAAAGGAACGACAGAAAGTAAGGTCAACCTACTGACTGGTTCTTTCAAGCCAAAATCCTCTTGGGGTAAGTACGTTAAGGTTTGGCAAAAGGCCGCGATTGCTGCGGGTGTATTACTTGTCGTGTTGGTTGGTCAGCAGTTGTTGATGGTGCATAAGTACGAAGCACAGGCCCAAGCGTATCGTGAAGAGAGTGAACGTATCTTCCGCCAAGTTTTCCCGAATAAAAAACGCATTCCTACCGTTAGTTACTTGAAGCGTCAGATGACCGATGAAGAGCGTCGTCTGTCTGGTGGTTCGAGTGATGTGGCGATGCTATCTTGGATTGCTGCACTGCCTTCGACATTAGGTCAGGTTAATGATCTTCAGATCACTAGCTTCAAATATGATGGTCAACGTGGCGAAGTTCGTATTCAAGCGAGCAGCTCTGACTTCCAGCCATTCGAGCAAGCTCGTGTGAAATTGGCAGAGAAGTTTAACGTTGAACAAGGTCAGCTGAACCGCAACGGCAATGTTGTGATGGGCAGCTTCGTGTTGAAGCGTCAGTGA
- the gspK gene encoding type II secretion system minor pseudopilin GspK: MASRQRGVALLIVLMLLAIMTTIAASMSERLFLQFQRGSNQINYQQAYWYSLGVEALAEIGIEQSYEDDDNINLSQPWAIKEQVYPLDYGQAAGRIIDKQACFNLNVLASVQPSGDSTNRPYLVQVFQRLMEEKDVEPYQAEVIADSTWEYVDSDSTVRSTAGVEDSTYEAMKPQYLPPNGWMADASELRAVYQVSGDIYQKIAPMVCALPSDDWRLNINTIEVEQAPILVAMFTPGLSSSDAVQLIEKRPFDGWDSVDEFLSESELAGLSDDVKKNAKGYLGVDSAFFELDVQVLVDESRVRLRSLLQSTDRETVTVVRRRFGGISERVSDRSAE; the protein is encoded by the coding sequence ATGGCTAGTCGTCAACGTGGGGTCGCGCTCCTTATCGTGCTGATGTTACTTGCCATCATGACCACGATAGCCGCAAGCATGTCAGAGCGATTGTTTCTGCAGTTTCAGCGTGGTTCGAATCAAATTAATTACCAACAAGCTTACTGGTATAGCTTGGGGGTAGAAGCGTTGGCTGAGATTGGTATCGAACAGAGCTATGAAGACGACGATAACATCAACTTAAGTCAGCCTTGGGCGATAAAAGAGCAGGTCTACCCGTTGGATTATGGTCAAGCCGCTGGTCGCATCATCGATAAACAAGCCTGCTTCAATTTGAACGTGTTAGCGAGTGTACAACCCTCCGGGGATTCAACAAATCGTCCATACTTAGTACAAGTCTTCCAACGATTGATGGAAGAGAAAGACGTTGAACCTTATCAAGCTGAAGTGATTGCAGACTCGACTTGGGAATATGTCGATAGTGACAGCACGGTACGTTCTACGGCTGGTGTTGAAGACAGCACTTATGAAGCAATGAAACCACAATACTTACCACCAAATGGTTGGATGGCCGATGCGAGTGAGTTACGTGCGGTTTACCAAGTAAGTGGCGATATCTACCAGAAGATAGCCCCAATGGTTTGTGCGCTCCCTAGCGATGACTGGCGCTTGAACATCAATACCATTGAAGTCGAACAAGCGCCTATTTTGGTGGCAATGTTCACGCCGGGCCTTAGCAGCAGCGATGCGGTGCAACTGATAGAAAAGCGTCCTTTTGATGGTTGGGACAGCGTAGATGAATTTTTGTCTGAGTCAGAATTAGCTGGCTTAAGCGATGACGTAAAGAAAAATGCCAAAGGTTACTTAGGAGTCGACAGCGCTTTCTTTGAGCTGGATGTTCAAGTACTGGTGGATGAATCCCGAGTACGCCTCCGTAGCCTTTTACAAAGTACAGATAGAGAAACGGTGACTGTCGTTCGCCGTCGTTTTGGAGGAATCAGTGAGCGAGTTTCTGACCGTTCGGCTGAGTAG
- the gspI gene encoding type II secretion system minor pseudopilin GspI, giving the protein MTIQYSKPSRIGLSYRNVRGMTLLEVLVALAIFATAAISVIRSVSQHINTVSYLEEKMFAAMVVDNQMANVMLSTEKLKAKKGTEELAGRTWYWKVTPVATAQPLLKAFDVSVATEKEASPVVTVRSYVAE; this is encoded by the coding sequence ATGACAATTCAATATTCTAAGCCAAGCCGTATTGGTTTATCGTACCGCAATGTTCGAGGTATGACGCTACTTGAGGTGCTAGTCGCACTGGCGATTTTTGCTACTGCTGCGATCAGTGTGATTCGCTCAGTGAGCCAGCACATTAATACCGTCAGTTATTTAGAAGAAAAAATGTTTGCAGCCATGGTTGTGGATAACCAAATGGCCAATGTGATGCTCTCGACGGAAAAACTCAAAGCTAAAAAAGGCACTGAAGAGTTGGCGGGGCGTACTTGGTATTGGAAGGTCACTCCTGTTGCCACCGCGCAGCCATTGCTGAAAGCATTTGATGTCAGCGTCGCAACTGAGAAAGAAGCGAGCCCTGTTGTCACGGTGAGAAGTTATGTTGCTGAGTAA
- the hslR gene encoding ribosome-associated heat shock protein Hsp15, translating into MSSANEAVRLDKWLWAARFYKTRSIARNMVDGGKVHYNGQRSKPSKIVELGAEIRLRQGNEEKTVIIEKISDRRMGAPIAQTLYRETDESVSQREEFAKQRKLNAHNPSPERRPDKKQRRDIIKFKHQ; encoded by the coding sequence ATGAGTTCCGCAAATGAAGCCGTAAGGCTAGATAAATGGCTATGGGCTGCCAGATTTTATAAAACCCGCTCCATCGCACGCAATATGGTCGATGGCGGTAAAGTCCACTATAATGGGCAACGAAGCAAACCAAGCAAAATCGTTGAGTTGGGCGCTGAGATTCGTCTTCGCCAAGGTAATGAAGAGAAGACGGTGATTATCGAGAAAATCTCTGATCGTCGCATGGGTGCACCAATCGCTCAAACGCTCTATCGTGAAACTGACGAAAGCGTCAGCCAACGCGAAGAGTTCGCGAAACAGCGTAAACTCAACGCCCACAACCCAAGTCCGGAACGCCGCCCAGATAAGAAGCAGCGCCGTGACATCATTAAGTTCAAACACCAATAA
- the gspE gene encoding type II secretion system ATPase GspE, whose amino-acid sequence MVDMLDTAPSMRRLPFSFANRFKLVLETEHPERPPILYYVEPLNPAALVEVRRVLKQDFIPQVMDKEAFDKKLTEAYQRDSSEARQLMEDIGADSDDFFSLAEELPHDEDLLESEDDAPIIKLINAMLGEAIKEGASDIHIETFEKTLSIRFRVDGVLREVLTPSRKLAPLLVSRVKVMAKLDIAEKRVPQDGRISLRIGGRAVDVRVSTMPSSHGERVVMRLLDKNATRLDLHSLGMTPSVHDNFRHLIGRPHGIILVTGPTGSGKSTTLYAGLQEINSNERNILTVEDPIEFDIDGIGQTQVNPKVDMTFARGLRAILRQDPDVVMVGEIRDLETAQIAVQASLTGHLVMSTLHTNTAVGAITRLRDMGIEPFLISSSLLGVLAQRLVRTLCSDCKEPYEADKEQKKLFGLEEHESLVLHRAKGCEVCNQKGYRGRTGIHELLMVDEKVQELIHSEAGEQEIEKAVRAHSPSIRSDGLSKVSRGITSLEEVMRVTKEA is encoded by the coding sequence ATGGTTGATATGTTAGACACCGCGCCAAGTATGCGCCGTCTGCCATTCAGTTTTGCCAATCGCTTTAAACTGGTTTTGGAGACGGAGCACCCTGAGCGCCCTCCAATTCTGTATTACGTAGAGCCGCTAAACCCTGCGGCTCTGGTTGAAGTACGTCGAGTACTGAAACAAGACTTTATTCCTCAAGTGATGGACAAAGAAGCGTTCGATAAAAAGCTCACTGAAGCTTATCAACGTGATTCTTCTGAAGCCCGTCAGTTGATGGAAGACATTGGCGCAGACAGCGATGACTTCTTCTCATTAGCAGAAGAGCTGCCTCACGACGAAGATTTGTTGGAATCGGAAGATGATGCGCCAATCATCAAATTGATTAACGCCATGTTGGGTGAAGCGATCAAAGAAGGGGCGTCGGATATCCATATTGAGACGTTCGAGAAAACCCTTTCGATTCGTTTCCGTGTCGATGGTGTATTGCGTGAAGTCTTAACCCCGAGCCGCAAGCTAGCACCTTTGCTAGTTTCTCGTGTGAAGGTCATGGCGAAGCTGGATATTGCGGAAAAACGCGTACCTCAAGATGGTCGTATTTCACTGCGTATCGGTGGTCGTGCGGTGGACGTGCGTGTATCGACCATGCCTTCATCGCATGGTGAGCGTGTGGTAATGCGTCTACTGGACAAGAACGCCACTCGTCTTGATCTGCATAGTTTGGGTATGACGCCTTCAGTGCATGACAACTTCCGTCACTTGATTGGTCGTCCTCACGGCATCATCTTGGTGACCGGTCCGACGGGTTCGGGTAAGTCGACGACCTTGTACGCGGGCTTGCAAGAGATCAACAGCAATGAACGCAACATTCTGACTGTTGAAGATCCTATCGAATTCGATATTGATGGCATCGGCCAAACGCAGGTAAACCCTAAGGTTGATATGACCTTTGCGCGAGGTCTGCGTGCGATTCTTCGTCAAGACCCGGATGTAGTGATGGTCGGTGAGATCCGTGACTTAGAGACAGCACAGATTGCGGTGCAAGCCTCTTTGACTGGTCACTTGGTTATGTCGACACTACACACCAACACGGCTGTGGGTGCTATTACTCGTCTGCGCGATATGGGTATTGAACCCTTCCTGATCTCTTCTTCGCTATTGGGCGTGTTAGCACAGCGCCTAGTTCGAACCCTTTGTTCTGACTGTAAAGAGCCATACGAAGCGGATAAAGAACAGAAGAAATTGTTCGGTCTGGAAGAGCACGAATCGCTGGTTCTGCATCGAGCAAAAGGGTGTGAAGTATGTAACCAAAAAGGTTACCGCGGTCGTACTGGTATTCACGAACTTCTAATGGTGGATGAGAAAGTTCAAGAACTGATCCACAGTGAAGCGGGTGAACAAGAAATTGAAAAAGCCGTACGAGCACACTCGCCAAGCATTCGCAGCGATGGCCTAAGCAAAGTCAGTCGTGGTATCACTTCTCTTGAAGAGGTGATGCGAGTGACTAAGGAAGCGTAA
- the gspD gene encoding type II secretion system secretin GspD, which translates to MKHWFSKSTWLLAGTLLCTPGAMANEFSASFKGTDIQEFINIVGRNLEKTIIVDPSVRGKIDVRSYDVLNEKQYYSFFLNVLEVYGYAVVEMDNGVLKVIKAKDSKTSAIPVLGDDSAQGDSVITRVVTVRNVSVRELSPLLRQLIDNAGAGNVVHYDPANIILITGRAAVVNRLAEIIKRVDQAGDKEIEVVELRNASASEMVRIVDALNKTTNQKSTPEFLEPKIVADERTNSILISGDPKVRARLKRLIRQLDVEMATKGNNRVVYLKYAKAEDLVDVLKGVSDNLQAEKQAGQKGASSSQRGEVVIAAHEATNSLVLTAPPDIMMALQDIISQLDIRRAQVLIEALIVEMSESDGIQLGVQWGNLETGAVIQYNNTGASIGGVMIGLEEAKDTEKVDSRWDEDIKDWVDRKTTEKGDYSTLAAALSGVNGAAMSIVMGDWTALISAVSSDTNSNILSSPSITVMDNGEASFVVGEEVPVLTGSTAGSNNDNPFQTVERKEVGIKLKVVPQINEGNSVQLNIEQEVSNVLGANGAVDIRFGTRQLNTSVMIEDGQMLVLGGLVDEQAQESESKVPLLGDIPVIGQLFKSTSTSTYKRNLMVFIKPTIIREGMTADGITQRKYNFMRAEQLYKAQEGLKLMDDSNIPVIPEFGREREHPAEIQAFIDQMVKNDG; encoded by the coding sequence GTGAAACATTGGTTTAGCAAAAGTACTTGGTTACTTGCAGGGACACTACTCTGCACTCCGGGTGCAATGGCGAACGAGTTTAGTGCCAGCTTCAAAGGCACTGATATTCAAGAATTCATCAATATTGTTGGTCGCAATCTAGAGAAGACCATCATCGTTGACCCGTCTGTGCGCGGTAAGATTGACGTACGTAGTTACGACGTTCTTAACGAAAAGCAGTACTACAGCTTCTTCTTGAACGTTCTGGAAGTGTACGGTTATGCCGTTGTCGAAATGGACAATGGTGTGTTGAAAGTCATCAAAGCGAAAGATTCAAAAACCTCAGCAATCCCAGTTTTGGGTGATGACAGTGCGCAAGGCGACAGCGTGATTACCCGTGTGGTTACGGTGCGAAATGTGTCGGTTCGTGAACTTTCTCCGCTACTGCGTCAACTTATTGATAACGCAGGTGCCGGTAACGTGGTGCACTACGATCCAGCTAACATCATCTTGATCACGGGTCGTGCTGCGGTAGTAAACCGCCTGGCGGAAATCATCAAGCGCGTTGACCAAGCGGGCGACAAAGAAATCGAAGTCGTAGAGCTGCGCAATGCGTCTGCTTCTGAGATGGTGCGTATCGTTGATGCCCTGAACAAAACGACCAACCAAAAGAGCACACCTGAATTCCTAGAGCCAAAAATCGTAGCGGATGAGCGTACTAACTCCATCCTGATTTCTGGTGACCCTAAAGTTCGTGCGCGCCTGAAGCGTTTGATTCGTCAACTTGACGTTGAAATGGCGACCAAAGGCAATAACCGTGTGGTTTACCTAAAGTACGCGAAAGCGGAAGACCTAGTTGATGTACTAAAAGGCGTATCTGACAACCTACAGGCTGAGAAGCAAGCAGGTCAAAAAGGCGCATCAAGTTCACAACGTGGTGAAGTGGTGATTGCCGCTCATGAAGCAACTAACTCGCTAGTTTTGACTGCGCCGCCAGATATTATGATGGCGCTACAAGACATTATTTCTCAGCTTGATATTCGCCGCGCGCAGGTTCTAATCGAAGCCTTGATCGTTGAGATGTCAGAAAGTGACGGCATCCAACTTGGCGTTCAGTGGGGGAACCTGGAAACCGGTGCAGTGATTCAATACAACAATACTGGTGCTTCTATCGGCGGTGTGATGATTGGTCTTGAGGAGGCCAAAGATACAGAGAAAGTCGATAGTCGCTGGGATGAAGATATAAAAGATTGGGTTGACAGAAAAACAACAGAAAAAGGCGATTATTCGACTTTGGCAGCTGCACTTAGTGGCGTTAATGGTGCGGCGATGAGTATTGTGATGGGGGACTGGACCGCGTTGATCAGTGCTGTCTCATCGGATACCAACTCAAATATCCTTTCCTCTCCGAGTATTACGGTGATGGATAATGGCGAGGCGTCGTTTGTTGTCGGTGAAGAAGTACCTGTACTTACAGGCTCGACGGCAGGCTCAAATAACGACAACCCATTCCAAACGGTAGAACGTAAAGAGGTCGGTATTAAACTGAAAGTGGTACCTCAAATCAACGAAGGGAACTCAGTTCAATTGAATATTGAACAAGAAGTGTCTAATGTGTTGGGTGCAAATGGTGCAGTAGACATTCGTTTTGGTACGCGTCAGCTCAACACATCAGTAATGATTGAAGACGGTCAAATGCTAGTGCTTGGGGGATTAGTCGATGAGCAGGCTCAAGAAAGTGAGTCAAAGGTTCCACTACTAGGTGATATCCCAGTCATCGGCCAGTTGTTCAAATCAACCAGCACTTCAACTTATAAGCGAAACTTGATGGTGTTTATCAAACCGACGATTATTCGTGAAGGAATGACGGCAGACGGCATTACTCAGCGCAAATACAACTTTATGCGTGCTGAGCAGCTATACAAAGCGCAGGAAGGTTTGAAACTGATGGATGATTCCAATATTCCGGTGATACCTGAATTTGGTCGTGAGCGTGAGCACCCTGCTGAAATCCAAGCGTTCATTGATCAGATGGTAAAGAATGATGGTTGA
- a CDS encoding prepilin-type N-terminal cleavage/methylation domain-containing protein, protein MQKHLGFTLIEILLVLVLLSLTAVAVIATLPTSQKDLSKQYAQSFFQRLQLLNEEAVLSGKDFGLRVDDVKFTYTLLSLTQDGWQPLELKQIPSETKLEGDISVQLELGGGAWGDDDRLFEPGSLFDEDMFAEVEDKKKKKVKPPQVFILSSAEITPFTLSFFPEEGDAFNDGWRVIGKETGEIKLLAPGEEAEDDDNSIF, encoded by the coding sequence ATGCAAAAACATCTCGGTTTTACATTGATAGAAATTCTATTGGTGCTGGTTTTGTTATCTCTTACCGCCGTTGCGGTGATCGCTACCTTGCCTACCAGTCAAAAAGACCTTTCCAAACAATATGCACAAAGCTTTTTCCAGCGCTTACAACTGCTTAATGAAGAAGCGGTACTAAGTGGTAAAGACTTTGGCTTGCGTGTTGATGACGTTAAATTCACCTACACTTTGTTGAGCCTGACCCAAGACGGTTGGCAACCACTTGAGTTAAAGCAAATCCCAAGCGAAACAAAGCTTGAAGGGGATATCTCAGTGCAATTGGAATTAGGCGGTGGCGCATGGGGTGACGATGACCGATTGTTCGAGCCCGGCTCGCTGTTTGATGAAGACATGTTTGCCGAGGTGGAGGACAAGAAAAAGAAGAAAGTGAAACCACCTCAAGTGTTCATTTTATCAAGTGCTGAAATTACGCCATTCACCTTATCTTTCTTTCCTGAAGAAGGGGATGCATTCAACGATGGCTGGCGAGTCATTGGTAAAGAAACAGGTGAAATCAAATTGTTAGCACCTGGAGAAGAAGCGGAAGACGATGACAATTCAATATTCTAA
- the gspG gene encoding type II secretion system major pseudopilin GspG, translated as MEFKRSKQQGFTLLEVMVVVVILGILASVVVPNLLGNKEKADQQKAITDIVALENALDMYKLDNSVYPTTDQGLDALVNKPSNPEPRNYRDGGYIKRLPSDPWGNEYQYLSPGDNGTIDIFTLGADGQEGGEGPASDIGNWNMQDFQ; from the coding sequence ATGGAATTTAAACGCAGTAAACAACAAGGCTTTACACTTCTAGAAGTGATGGTTGTTGTGGTTATCCTAGGTATTTTGGCAAGTGTGGTTGTTCCTAACCTACTAGGCAACAAAGAAAAAGCAGACCAACAAAAAGCGATTACTGACATCGTGGCGTTGGAGAATGCGTTGGACATGTACAAGCTGGATAACAGCGTTTACCCAACAACGGACCAAGGCCTAGATGCGTTGGTGAACAAGCCTTCTAACCCAGAGCCACGCAACTACCGTGATGGTGGTTACATCAAGCGTCTACCATCTGATCCATGGGGCAACGAGTACCAATACCTGAGCCCTGGTGACAATGGCACGATTGATATCTTTACTCTAGGCGCGGATGGCCAAGAGGGTGGTGAAGGTCCTGCGTCGGATATCGGCAACTGGAACATGCAAGATTTCCAATAA